GCACACTTTGCAACTGCTttcaaaacgtttctgagaaCACTTTTCCAGTggcgtttatatgtttttattttggaggtggCCCATATAACGAAGATTagcttctttcccccttttttttgtaattacaatttttttgagGAAGGAGGTACAGTGCCCTGAACTTCCCATCCTTGAAGAGGTGGGACAAGGAACTATCACCCAATGGTGCAACCAAAATAttgtcttctttaaaaaaatctcgccCCCCCTCCATCAGAACTTCTGATGGGGGGTCCGGAGGTTCACCCCCGGAATTTCTTGGAATCATTGTccaaagaacgcagttttagactgtcTCTGGTGATGCTACAGGGAGTAAAGAATCGGAGagccttctgcggaaatttttcaaacttgaagttctaaaaacgcaatttcagactaacttcgatgatgttatggGCAGGACGGTTCTGGGGCTCTCCccgaaaaatgttttggaattggagtcctaaaaaacgaagttttaaagcgatattcagtgataccaggtggagggatttaaacgctctccacATTAAACTTTTTGATATTGTAGTTTTTTCAATTTCAGATTTCATAAGGGAGCAGTCGGAACctcttccgaaattttttcgaaattgaagtcttacaAGCgtgactgtggatcatatttggtaacgttaggggttcggccatttttcaaaattgaagctccattaaagcaatcttaaacgattttcgatgctttcagaaggcaaggcgTTTAGTAATTGtcttccggaaatttttcagCATTGAAGCTCTGAAAACGAGGTTTCAAAAGCTCTTTGCTGGTTTTAGGGGGGAGAGAGCTTGTAAAGATTTTCTCATTGaggactttcttatttttttggcCGACaagaaaaaatcgaaaaaaaggagggggataAAAGAAATAGGAAGTGTTGGACGTAATTACTTGATCAATAGTCAGCAACTtatgattttcttattttaaggttcttttcaaaagcaattcagttGTTTTTCTCAACATTAGGCAACCTTTGGAAAGGTACGATTTCGAGAGTTTCCCCCAGAAAAGGGTAACAcgcaatttcaggttatctttggagacgtttagagTTAAGGAGTGGTTTTAGAGATcttcctccaaattttttcaaaattgaaaccttaaaagcACAATTGCAGACTGTTTTTGGTATTAACCTTAGTGAAAGGGTGTTGATTCAGGAACCCCctaatgaaatgttttgaagttGATGTCCGAAAAGcgcctaaataaatgcgtttttaggacatcaatttcgaTTTTTACTCCAAACGAACAACTAAAACTAACTGTAAATTTCTTGTAGGGGACGAAAGTGAagaagagaaacattttgaagacccttctttttAGACTGACTAGGAAGAAAAAAAGGGAGAGGGGTGAAAGAAAGAGAGGGGGacttaatttgctaagcaataatCTGAatctattaaacatttttaatttaaagatattttttcccccaactttatttgtttttcttcttgTTAAAACAACTTCGCTCTACCAAGACGCGAAATTTTCTTGAGCAAGGGGTACGAATCCCTTGACCCCTTCTGAACCCCATTGCCTCGTTGCCTGGTGCCTTCTAACGCAGTGTTCCCAAGTTTAACGATTTGCGCAACCTttgaagaattataattttaTCACGGCacagttttaaaaacatgttgttactatggacacttcgcggcactcCTCACCTCTTCTTTTGCGGCACCCAGTTCGAaaatctctgatctaacgtattgtaattattattagcactatcatatttattctttttttttttttttttgttttttgtagctgaaattttggaaaatatttgtgaacaactaaaaccaaaaataactacatttatttaattttttttccagattttggagggggctcgggccccttcagcccctcccttatatacgcccttacACTTTTTAGAACTTTTATTTAGCTCAGCAGATGGTTTTACAACTTGAGAAcgaacacatttgaaaacatttttggaacactGACTCTTCGATATGCCTCTTCTTTTAAAACACATTGTAGCTCAGTTttggtatattttttaattaatgaaccACTCCTTTGATTATACCAATagtttttgctgttaattttaccGCAATATCGTGGGGTAAAATGAATAGTTGTCTGCAATGGACGATCTTTGACCAGGGAAGGCCTCCTTTTTTCTGGCATTCtcgatatcaaaaaaaaaaaaagcgattcaTTGTACAAAATTTCTAGTAGTGTTATGTTGAGACATTCTGCTGATAGAAAGGTACGTTAATTATATTTGTTAGAAAGAAAGCAatgttttcactttctttttaacggagcaaattcaaaacacattttctgAATGAAAGTCTTCCAAACATGTTTCCAATGTGTACTGGGAATTTGCAGTGTGATGGCTGCATGATCTAACCGCATTGTGTATCGAGATGTCAGGATGTAGTGTTTAAAGGATAACCTTCGAAGTTGAAAATTTTGGATTTCAAATATGAGCATTATTAAAATGTCGTTTCcgtgtttcaaacattttttccccaaaactGTGGCGGACCCACTACTAACGCTTTGCGAACCCCCAAAGGGTATGCGGACCATAGTTTGGGAAGCCCtggtctattcagtaatcaggcccttcCTGTAAGAGATAACTCACAGGATACAGGAATTTTCTATTTTTAGGAGGAGCGTTTGTTGATAAGCGACAGAGACGCAGCATCATGAACCTCAACTCCATGGTCCAAAGCGCCACAGGACATTCGGGCACGGACTTCGTGGGTTACGGAAACTGGTGTGGACTTGGGGGCTCTGGAGAACCTGTAGATCAGATCGACGGGTAAGTGATTGATAGCATTCTGTAACCATACCTTTTGAAACTTCACATTTTGATCGAAATGAAATTTCAGGTTGTTATCTATGCCCCATACACGAGAAGTATTTGAGGAAGTAAACAAAATAACGAGACAAACTTGGTAACACCATTGTCTGTTTGGCGCACTGAATAGATTATTGCCGATTTACTAAAAGAACTAATGTAGTTCAGATTTTGATGACTTATTCTTTTAATGTGGTTTTGAGGACATTCACTGCAATctgacttgaaaaatcaaaaacaccaCTCAattatgttaatgaaaaatgatGTAGATGAGAACAAACTTCTACTCAACAAAATTTCGAATGAAATGGGATCTGAACAAAGCTTGAATGTTGAACAGTTTGGTGTTAagcaggaaaaactactactttttttgcttaaaaatcgtTGTTTTTCTTAACCCTCATTAAGGTACAAACTgccgattttgctgaaactttgcaaatcacttTTTATAGTCCattgcaagggcgcccatacagggggcaagagggggctcgagccccccccccttagaaattagaacttccttgattttagtactttttctttgcaaaaatgtaaaaacatttcttctccagccattaatgaataagttatttaaaatgtcaaattttaatgactctaatctgtcctgaaattggtttccatggggaaaatatcctgctaagttacgattaaaatatctgagcctttTTTTACCCATTTACCTTGTGCaagtggttgaaaaaaaaagaaaaaataaccaaTGTTGCATTcatgaaaaattttcttctaaaatttgaaCCTAATTTCTATATTAATCACCCATTCATTAAAGTTGACTTTTTTAAACTTCTTCTATATCTAAAATGTAGAGAAAAGTATTGATTACTGAGTTTTTTCGAATTTAGAGTTTTGCAGTTTGCCGAACCTATTTCGATCGTTTCTTGAAAGTGTCTCGGTGGTGTGTGTCGGTTTGcctgtatgaatgtgtgtatatgAACAATTGTTTGTGGCCACTTTATCTTAAAGTGTCCGCATGGAAAAGAACAAGAAAAGGGCAAAGGGATGAGCAATCTCGCACCATGCGCAGACAGCCTTGGCCTAGGTTCACGCCTCAACGGCGAACATTTGCGTTGTAGCACAGAGCGGATACAGAggattaagggggggggggaatagggcATGACCACCCCCTTAATGATCCAAATATTGCCTAAAGCtgcgttttttaaacttaaatttcaaaaattttgcctGAAACATACTATTTGAACCAGAAAATAGCACTTACCTCACCCCCTTCTTGAccctttccaaaattaaaaactagATCCGCCCTCATATTTAgggcaaatttttttatttttgttgttcatTCATAGTTACACTAAAAGAAATATAACTTCTTAAAAggaacaaattaataaaaacacGATTAATTTTCCGTGGAAGGTGAAAAGAAGAAAGTGATTTGTGAAAGTACTACTTGTTAAATCAATTTTCCCAAGGGAGAACTTCTCTTCGGAAGTTATGTACCCCGTTGGCCCCTGTAGTCGGTATCTACCGGAGTTGTGGATGAAAAGTTTCATACCTACTGCTTTCTCTAGAAGGTCACGGGCCTTATAATAAGGGGTGGCTGGAAGTATCCTGCTGTGAGAGCGGAAAGGACCGGAAGCTACATCCGGAGGAAGCCAGGTAGACTGCTCTTTAACCACGCGAACTACGTGTCTTTCCTCTTTTCAATCtcgaaaaattccttttttttaatttatttataagaGACAAAACAGTCAAAGAAAAATGGAATGCTAGACATAGATATTATTTCAAAAAGTGTTCCAGACGCCAACTGATTACAATATATTAGAATTCATTGTGAGGaatgaaaatactcattatgGTTTTGAACGTTTGATTTGAGACGTAGCAAAAGACTGAATTGACTTTAGATCGTTTTCTTTCACTGCAATACACTGACCCTCTCATGACTGGCTGATACGACACGTAGGGATGTTTCTTGTATGGAAACATGCAAGACCTTCATCCCACACTTTCCACCAAGCTCAAAGaaactttgaacattttaaacttattattttttgataatcatcatcatcattattattactattatcatcatcatcattatcgcCATCGTCGTCACCgtcatcattatcatcattattattattttattatcattGTCATCacaattatttcttcttttattcttattctttctttcttcccaATCGAAAGTTTTACTTTCGATTAGAATTCCTTGCATGTGGAGAAACAACTTATTTTCGCCTCTGCGCGTGCTAGAGAGAAGCACATGCTTATCTGGCAACTTAGGTATAAAGACTCTAATATAGTGAGATTCTTGAATTATGGAGCACTAATGAAGCCAGAATATTCTTCAGTGGAAAGGGGCATAAAATCATTGAATGTATGCGCATTGGCCTGTTCGGAAATGTCAATATGGCTTAAAACCAATTATTCTGGAGGGTCAACTCCTAAAAGTACCTCTCTCGTTGTGTCCTTGTGGAGAGGGGGGATGAAGTTCAGGTAGTCTTCGAAAGCTcattaaattattgataaataatgtgtaataaacaaattaaaatgatattttgtaaTGGTTTTCTATAAAGTCTATAATTTTTAGGGATCCCCAAGGTGGGAGCTTTAGGTCGCACCTTGGAGACCTCATAGACCTATTGGTAAATCAGGCTCTGGCCATTACAAAAgctaattatagtaaaaaaacccTTTTATTGGCTAGGTTTTTGTCTTACACTTTGATCTCTCACTATTGCAGTTCAATATTTCTTGTTGTAATTAGGTGTTGTCAGCTGCATGACTTCTGCTACAACTTTACAACTCGTATCCCCTGTCGTAAGTTCGGCGAAAAAAGCGTCTATCAACTGGAGTATAAGTGGAGCACATCAGAAGACGGAGTAACTATTTGTGGTAAATATATATACTTTATTGGAGCTATCTTTTTGTTCCGTCCGCTTCAAAAACCCGTATATCTTTAATAAGAATCTtgcaattttaaaagcaaatctgTTCAAAACTTAAATCAATTGAACTTCATCTCATATTTCCCCTTTGTTTTGAAGGGATAGTAAGTATTTATTTAATCACCAATCTGTGCTTTGAGCGagtttgaaacttaaaatttacatttgaggcagtgagaagcaaagggatgtaagtggcaaaatttaaaaaatggagataaccagtacaaatggtaggagaactcTTTCTCTGTCTTGGGCCAAGTGATAGTACTAGTAGCAATGGTAAAAgggctgctgtacagcatgatttagaaaaaaaaaaaaaaaaacaatgaaagcctacctaggaagttatctttatgcgcgtttaactcaaaacttgaaaatgtccacttacactcctttgcttctcactgcctcatttgatgcAAAATTGATAAAGGTGCACATGCATGAAGTTTCTTGCGCACGGCGGCCTTAGATCTGATGTTCTTTATTCCCTTATTTAACTGGCACACCCCACTGATCTGCCTACCTAGTTCTATAATCTAAATTTTCTAggagctgttttacttgttctacATTTtttacaatccccataactttgagaTCATCAGCAATTCATGTTACTAGAAGTACTTTCATGAATggcattcataaaaataataaacagaaggGGAGAGATGTTTCCCgttgacaagaaataaaaagtgGGGAGAGTAAAGCCTTTTATTCTTGAAGCAAAGATCCTAAGTTACATGGTAGCATTTGAAGTAAAGTATTGAAAGAAATGAGGTTTCCTTCATTAGTTTTACGCAAAACGTGTCTTCCATTCGTCGTAGTTGAATCACGTGGCTTgggattttttcttccttttttgggACCTTAGCCAGTAATTGGACTTCCTCCCCTCTGGTAACTAATTCCTGCTGTACGGTTTTTCCTCTCCCCTATTATAGCTAATGGATTCTTTCAATCCTTCATTCCTCTGAATTCATCTAACCGAAGCCATAATGTCAATATACCAACTGCTGTTCACTTGTTGAGCATTTGCTGTTTCTTTTCCAGACGAAGAATCTGACCAATGCAAGCGAACCATCTGTATGTGTGACACCATTTTGACCCACTGTCTGAAGAAGAACATGAAATTCTACGACGAAAAAAATCTGCACAAACAGTCCCTCCTCGAACTTCTCCAGGAAGCCGAGTGGCTTTCGGAGCGCTAAGATACCTCTTCAGCTATTTTTGAATCTGGTGGAAAATCTATTTTCTCAAACCCTGTTCCCCTACTGGTGTGATTGTGAAAGAATCGGGCCGATGAAAcactttatttgtttaattactttCTGAAggtgatgaaaatattttttatcacgtTCGTTTTGTTTAACAcctatttataattttctttatgaaaagaTTTGTGTTCATGGCTATTGTTACGAAGGTAAAACTTACCATAActcttcattatttatttatttatttatttgaggaaTTATCATTGTGACATATTTATTTGACACCATTTTGTAATTAGTATCatctcattatttatttatttaatgaaaagagagagaaaggtaacttactgaaattggTGAGTAACTGTAACTGTTTTTCTTGTCAATGAAATGCTTGTGATTTTATTTGAGGTTAAGTTTCCATTCTAGTCAACATCTTCCAAAGTACAATCATAAATTAAGGCATAAAACTAAATATGATTCATATAACGTGATATGTGATATTATTTATGTGCCTAATGTTTTATTAGGACTTTTGTAGTTGATTCAATCGTTTGCCAACTGTATAGCAAACTTGATTGTcttgtaaacatttttgaaattatagaaaTTATTTGCCTTCACAAAGATGCTAATCGTGATAGATTTAAAGAAAtctaaaatacattattatcagcgcaatttaattaacttattttatttgtgattcccccccccccccaaatgtaatGGTATTTTTCCATTTCGGCGATCTACTGTGTCAATTCCGCATAAGTGGAGACAATTTGTTAATGCACACCTTAGAGGCGACCATCATTATCCCTAACAGAACGGTGATGACTGGCTTAGCTATCAAGAAATGGCGGCACCAGTCATCTCCACTTTCACAATTTGGATATTGGATGACTGGGGAAGGAAATTCATATTAACCTGTTTGCAATGTTTCTTCACATGTCACGACGCGCAAAAGAAAAACTGAGTGAACAGATAGCCAGTTGTTTTGCAAGTGAGAAACTGCGATAAGATATCATACTTACTAGAGACTTACTTGACGAATCACAGGAGcctgactgttttttttttttttttaatttaaaaagattcaCAAATAACTCCTCATGCTGCACACAGTATATCATGAGGCTTACAGTAAGTGATAAACAGCAATTGTGATATAAGCTCTTATTGCCTGGTGTGTTCAGTTCTAAATGAATATACTGCTTCATGTTTTGTAGCTcgtaaaattgaatatttaataaCATGCGAATTTGTGGACAGAAAAATGCAGCATATGCTTTGGGCTTATAGAAAAAATCAGGGCCTGGTCACTGAATAGGTCAACAATGTCGTTGTCTAGGGCCTGCACCTTTTAGGGACCTCGAAAGGGCTAAAATTGCTTTTGACAATGACTAAAACACGGTTTAACTACATGAAGGCGGAAAAGGCATTTGGGGCATCCTTAATTTCTTAGTAGGGCCCTGAACAAATTAATGTTTATAAAGTGAAGGGCCCGATTTCACACAAAATTCGGGCGCCGCGCAGGAAACTAGAAAATACTTCCTTCTTATGCTCTCAGCGCATTTCTCCATTGACGAGATACGTTGCAAGCTAGTATACTTCCCTATGCCTAGGGTCAACTGCGTAGCGGCCGAGACACAGGACATAAGGACAGAAGGCTTTAACGAGCCCTTACTCatgtacacatcagctctttATGACCTTGG
This window of the Uloborus diversus isolate 005 chromosome 4, Udiv.v.3.1, whole genome shotgun sequence genome carries:
- the LOC129219697 gene encoding neutral phospholipase A2 3-like; the encoded protein is MSAVGMFLGMLLLIIPFGNAADGGGGAFVDKRQRRSIMNLNSMVQSATGHSGTDFVGYGNWCGLGGSGEPVDQIDGCCQLHDFCYNFTTRIPCRKFGEKSVYQLEYKWSTSEDGVTICDEESDQCKRTICMCDTILTHCLKKNMKFYDEKNLHKQSLLELLQEAEWLSER